CCGCCGGCCCACCGAAGGTGCGGTGCAGGCGCTGGCCGAGGTACGAAGCCGCGCGTTCTTCGTCACCAACAACGCGTCGCGCAGCGCCGCCGAGGTCGCGGCGCACCTGACCGAACTGGGCTTCAGCGCCACCGCCGACGACGTCGCCACCAGCGCCCAGAGCGCGGCCCGGCTGCTGGCCGGTCAGCTGCCGCCGGGGGCACCGGTGCTGATCGTGGGCACCGACGCACTGGCCGACGAGGTCGCGGCCGTCGGGCTGCGCCCGGTGCGCCGCTTCGACGACGGCCCGGTCGCCGTCGTCCAGGGCCTGTCGATGACCATCGGCTGGCCGGACCTCGCCGAGGCCGCCCTGGCCATCCGGTCCGGCGCGCTGTGGGTGGCGGCCAACGTCGACCCGACGCTGCCGACCGAGCGGGGCCTGTTGCCGGGGAACGGGTCCATGGTCGCCGCGCTGCGCGCCGCCACCGGCGCCGAGCCCCAGGTCGCGGGCAAACCCGCGCCCGGGCTGCTCACGGACGCGGCCGCCAGGGGCGATTTCCGCGCGCCCCTGGTGGTGGGCGACCGGCTGGACACCGACATCGAGGGCGCCAACGCCGCCAAGCTGCCCAGCCTGATGGTGCTCACCGGCGTCAACTCCGCGCGAGACGCGGTGTACGCCGAACCGGCGCACCGGCCCACCTATATCGGCCACGACTTGCGCGCGCTGCACGCCGAGGGCGAGCAGCTCGCGATCGGGCCCCAGCCGGGCTGGCGCGTCGAGGTCAGCGACCGTGTGACCGTCAGCGGCGCCGGGCCCGACGACGGCGACGGGCTCTCGATCGTGCGGGCGGTCGCCAGGGCGGTATGGGATGCCCGGTTCGACGGGCGCCCGATCAGTATCGAGGCCGGCGACGACCGCGCCCGCGCCGCGCTGCGGCGCTGGTCGTTGGTGCGCGGCGACTGACAGGTGACTACCGTAAGAGCGCAATGACTACCGATCCTGAACAGATTCGCGCCGAAATCGACGCCCTGCTGGCCCGGCTGCCCGAGCCCGGTGCGCCGGACAGCCCCGACAACCAGCCGTCGCTCACGGAGCTCCAGGAAATAGCGCGCCGCCTGTCCGACGCGCACGACGTGCTGCTGGCCGCGCTGGAGTCGGCGGAGAAGGGCTGAGTGCCCGCATGTCCCGCCGCGCCCGCGTCGACGCCGAGCTGGTTCGGCGCGGCCTCGCGCGATCGCGTCAGCAGGCCGCGGAGCTGATCGGCGCCGGACGGGTCAGCATCGACGGGCTGCCGGCCCGCAAGCCCGGCACCGCCGTCGCCGTCACCGCCGCCCTGACCGTCGCCGACGACGGCGAGCGGGCCTGGGTGTCGCGCGGCGCGCACAAGCTCATCGGCGCCCTGGACACCTTCGGCATCCCGGTGGCGGGCCGCCGCTGCCTGGACGCCGGCGCGTCGACGGGCGGGTTCACCGAGGTCCTGCTGGAACGAGGGGCCGCGGAGGTGGTCGCCGTGGACGTCGGGTACGGCCAGCTGGCGTGGTCCCTGCGCTGCGACCCGCGGGTCGTCGTCGTCGAGCGAACCAACGCCCGCGATTTGTCCCTCGAGCTGATCGGTGGGCCGGTCGACCTGATCGTGGCCGACCTGTCGTTCATTTCGCTCGCCACCGTGTTGCCCGCGCTGGCTGGATGTGCTTCCCCCACTGCGGATATCGTTCCCATGGTGAAGCCGCAGTTCGAGGTGGGCAGGGGCCAGGTCGGCGCCGGCGGAGTCGTGCACGACCCCGGCCTGCGCGCCGATGCGGTGCTGGCCGTGGCGAAGCGCGCCGGCGAGCTGGGGTGGCACACCGTCGGCGTCACCGCCAGCCCGTTGCCTGGCCCGTCGGGCAATGTCGAATACTTCCTGTGGCTGCGCGCCCAGACTGATCGGGGATTGGCGAATGACGACTTGGTGGCAGCGGTGCAACGCGCGGTGAGAGAGGGGCCGGCGTGACCGGGCACCGCACCATCCTGATGGTCGTCCACACCGGTCGCGAAGAAGCCACCGAGACGGCGGCCCGGGTCCAGAAAGTCTTGGGCGACAACGACATTGCTCTTCGCGTCCTGTCCGCCGAGGCGGTCGACCGCGGCTCGCTGCGGGTGGCCCCCGACGACATGCGCGCGATGGGTGTGGAAATCCAGGTGGTGGACGCCGATCCGCACGCCGCCGAGGGCTGCGAACTGGTGCTGGTGCTCGGGGGGGACGGCACGTTCCTGCGCGCGGCCGAACTGGCCCGCAACGCCGGGATCCCGGTCCTGGGCGTCAACCTGGGCCGGATCGGTTTCCTGGCCGAGGCCGAGGCAGAGCACATCGACCGGGTGCTGGACCACGTGGTCGCCAAGGATTACCGGGTGGAGGACCGCCTGACGCTGGACGTGGTCGTGCGCGCGGCCGGTCGCGAGATCGAACACGGTTGGGCGCTCAACGAAGTCAGCCTGGAGAAGGGCCCGCGGCTGGGCGTGCTGGGGGTGGTCATCGAGATCGACGGCCGCCCGGTATCGGCGTTCGGATGTGACGGGGTGCTGGTGTCGACGCCCACCGGGTCCACCGCCTACGCGTTCTCCGCCGGCGGCCCGGTGTTGTGGCCCGACCTCGAGGCAATCCTGGTGGTGCCCAACAACGCTCACGCGCTGTTCGGCCGGCCGATGGTCACCAGCCCCGACGCCACCATCGCCATCGAGATCGAGGCGGACGGCCACGACGCCCTGGTGTTCTGCGACGGCCGGCGCGAAATGCTGATCCCGGCCGGCAGCCGGATCGAGGTGAAACGTTGCGACACACCGGTGAAATGGGCGCGGCTGGACAGCGCGCCGTTCACCGACCGGTTGGTGCGCAAGTTCCGGTTGCCGGTGACGGGTTGGCGCGGGAAGTAACGGCGGGTGCTCACCGAAATACGGATCGAGTCGCTTGGCGCCATCAGCGCGGCGGTCGGGGAGTTCGATCGTGGGCTGACGGTGCTCACCGGCGAGACCGGCACCGGCAAGACCATGGTGGTGACGGGGCTGCATCTGCTCGGCGGCGCCCGCGCCGACGCCACCAGGGTTCGGTCGGGCGCCGACCGCGCCGTCGTCGAAGGCCGTTTCACCACAACCGATCTCGAGGATGCTGTGGTGGCGCAGCTCGACGAGATGCTGGACGCGTCGGGCGCGGAGCGCGACGAGGACGGCAGCGTGATCGCGCTGCGCTCGGTCAGCCGCGACGGGCCGTCCCGGGCGTACCTGGGCGGTCGCAGCGTGCCCGCCAAGTCGCTGGGCGACTTCACCGCCGAGCTGCTCACCCTGCACGGGCAGAACGACCAGCTGCGGCTGATGCGGCCCGAGGAGCAACGCGGCGCGCTGGACCGGTTCGCGAAGGCCGGACCCGCGCTCGAGCGCTACCGCAAACTGCGCGATGCCTGGCTCACCGCGCGTAACGACCTCGCCGACCGCCGCAACCGCATGCGCGAACTCGCCCTGGAGTCCGACCGACTGAGCTTCGCGCTCAACGAGATTGACGTCGTCGATCCGCAGCCGGGCGAGGACGACGCGCTGGTGGCCGACATCGTGCGGCTCTCCGAACTCGACACGCTGCGCGAGGCCGCCCTCACCGCGCACGCGGCGCTCTCCGGCGCGCCCGACGACCCCGAGGCCTCCGGACACAGCGCCGCCGACAGCCTCGGGCGGGCCCGGGCCGCGTTGGAGTCGACCGATGACGCGAAGCTACGCGCGCTGGCCGGGCAGGTCGGCGAGGCGCTCACGGTGGTTGCCGACGCGGCCGGGGAACTCAGCGCCTTCCTCGACGAGCTGCCGGTCGATGCCAGCGCGCTGGAAGCCAAGCTGGCTCGGCAGGCCGAACTGCGCACGTTGACCCGCAAGTACGCCGCCGACGTCGACGGCGTGCTGCGGTGGGCCCGGGAGTCGCGGCAGCGGCTGGCCCAACTCGACGTCTCCGAGGAAGGCCTGACGGCGCTGGCGGCCCGGGTCGACGAGCTCGCGCGCGAATTGGCCCAGGCCGCAGTCGATCTCAGCGGCATCCGGCGGAAGGCCGCCAAGCGGCTCGCCAAGGAGGTCACCGCCGAGCTGTCCGGGCTGGCGATGGCCGACGCCCAGTTCACCATCGACGTCAGCAACGATGTCACCGCCGACAAGGACGACCCCGCCGCGCTCGCGCTCCCGTCGGGCGAGCTGGCCCGGGCCGGCGTCGACGGTGTCGATCAGGTCGAGTTCGGTTTCGCCGCGCACCGCGGGATGGACCAGCTGCCGCTGGCGAAGAGCGCCTCCGGCGGCGAGCTGTCCCGGGTGATGCTCGCATTGGAGGTGGTGCTGGCCGCCTCGGCGGCGGGCACCACGATGGTGTTCGACGAGGTCGACGCCGGGGTCGGCGGCCGGGCCGCGGTGCAGATCGGGCGGCGCTTGGCGCGGCTGGCCCGCACCCATCAGGTCATCGTGGTCACGCATCTGCCCCAGGTCGCGGCGTACGCCGACGTGCACCTGGTGGTGCACAGCGCCGGGCCGAAGGGGACCAGCGTGGTGCGGCGGGTCACCGGCGACGAGCGGGTGGCCGAACTGGCGCGGATGCTGGCCGGGCTCGGCGAGTCCGACAGCGGCCGCGCGCACGCGCGCGAACTGCTCGACGCGGCCCAGAAGGACGAGATCTAGCGCCGCCTCGCCCCCCGCGAGCGACCGTGTCTGTACGGCGACACGCCGCAATACCCGTACATTTGCGGACCCTCGCGCGGCCGGATCGCTGCCGACCATTCACCAATTTGTGACTAATGGGACGCTAGTCAACTTCTGAGGCAGATGTTACGGCGCGCCTCCACGCCTCATCCGCGCATCACCGACAGAATCGCCCCCATGAAGATGTCAGGCCTGCTTACCCGTAACACCACCCGGCCGGGCCTCGTCGGCACCGCCCGGGTGGACCGGAACATCGACCGATTGCTGCGCAGGGTCTGCCCCGGCGACATCGTGGTGCTCGACGTCCTGGATCTGGACCGCATCACGGCGGACGCCCTGGTGGAGGCCGACATCGCCGCGGTCGTCAACGCCTCGCCGTCGGTCTCGGGCCGCTATCCCAACATGGGCCCGGAGGTGCTGGTCAACAACGGTGTCACGCTGATCGACGAGACCGGACCCGACATCTTCAAGAAGGTCAAGGACGGCGCCAAGATTCGCCTTTACGAGGGCGGGGTGTACTCCGGTGACCGCAGGCTGGTCCGCGGCACCGAGCGCACCGACCACGACATCGCCGACCTGATGCGCGAGGCCAAGAGCGGCCTGTCCGCTCACCTGGAGGCCTTCGCCGGCAACACGATCGAGTTCATCAAGAGCGAAAGCCCGCTGTTGATCGACGGCATCGGGATCCCCGACATCGACGTCGACCTGCGCCGCCGGCACGTGGTGATCGTCGCCGACGAGCCCGGCGCCGAGGACGACCTGAAGTCCCTCAAGCCATTCATCAAGGAGTACCAGCCCGTCCTCATCGGTGTGGACAGCGGCGCGGACATCTTGCGCAAGGCGGGCTATCGGCCCCAGATCATCGTCGGCGACCCGGACCAGATCAGCACCGACGCCCTCAAGTGCGGCGCCCAGGTCGTCCTGCCCGCCGACGCCGACGGCCACGCACCCGGCCTGGAACGCATCCAGGATCTCGGTGTCGGGGCGATGACCTTCCCGGCCGCGGGCTCGGCGGTCGACCTGGCCCTGCTGCTGGCCGATCATCACGGTGCCGCGCTGCTGGTGACCGCCGGGCACACCGCCAACATCGAGACGTTCTTCGACCGCACGCGCGCGCACAGCAATCCCTCGACCTTTTTGACCCGGCTTCGGGTGGGGGAGAAGGTGGTGGACGCCAAGGCCGTGGCCACCCTGTACCGCAACCACATCTCGGCGGGCGCCATCGCGCTGCTGGCGTTGACGATGCTGATCGCCGTGATCGTCGCCCTGTGGGTGTCACGCACCGACGGCGTGGTGCTGCACTGGCTCAACGACTACTGGAACCACTTCTCCCTCTGGGTTCAGCACCTGGTGAGCTAGGGCGGCCATGATCTCGCTTCGCCAACACGCGCTGTCGCTGGCCGCCGTCTTCTTGGCGCTCGCGGTGGGCGTCGTGCTCGGTTCCGGTTTCTTGTCCGACACCCTGCTGTCCAGCCTGCGCGCCGAGAAGCGGGACCTGCACGCCCAGATCGACGGGCTCAACGACCAAAAGAACGCGCTGAACGAAAAGCTCAGCGCCGCAAACAATTTCGACACTCAACTGGTCGGCCGGATCGTGCACGACACGCTCGGCGGCAAGGCGGTCGTGGTGTTCCGCACCCCGGACGCGAAAGACGACGACGTCGCCGCGGTGTCGAAGTTCATCGGCCAGGCCGGCGGCACGGTGACCGGAACGGTGTCGTTGACCAGCGAATTCGTCGAGGCCAATTCCGCGGAGAAGCTGCAGACCGTGGTGAACTCGTCAATCCTGCCGGCCGGTCAGCAGCTGAGCACCAAGCTCGTCGACCAGGGTTCGCAGGCGGGCGACCTGATGGGTATCGCCTTGCTGATCAACGCCAATCCCGCGGTTCCGCCCGTCGACGAACCCCAGCGGGACACCGTCTTGGCAGCGCTGCGCGAGACCGGTTTCATCACCTATCAGCCCGCCGAGCACATGGGCGCGGCGAATGCCGCATTGATCGTCACCGGCGGCGGCCTGCCCCAGGACGCCGGTAACCAGGGCGTCAGCGTCGCCCGGTTCGCCGCCGCGATGGCGCCGCACGGCTCGGGCACGCTGCTCGCCGGGCGCGACGGTTCGGCGACCGGGGGCGCGGCCGTCGCCGTGACCCGCGCCGACGCCGGGATGAACTCGGCGGTCAGCACCGTCGACGACGTCGACACCGCGCCCGGCCGCATCACCGCGGTGCTGGGCCTGCACGACCTGATCAACGGCGGCCACGCCGGTCAGTACGGCAGCGGTCACGGCGCCACGTCGATCACGGTGCCCCAGTAGCGGGCGTGTTCGCCACGACACGTCGGTCGTGGATGTTAGGGTGGATTTCCGTGGGTCGGCAGGCCCAACTAGTTATTCGCTAGCAAAATTCGACGCCCTGCCCGTCTTCACGGAGGTCGCCTGTGCGAAAGCACCCGCAAACCGCCACCAAGCACCTCTTCGTCAGCGGGGGCGTCGCTTCCTCGTTGGGTAAGGGTCTTACCGCCAGCAGCCTCGGTCAGTTGCTGACGGCCCGCGGGTTGTACGTGACGATGCAAAAGCTCGACCCGTACCTCAACGTGGACCCGGGCACGATGAACCCGTTCCAGCACGGCGAGGTGTTCGTCACGGAGGACGGCGCCGAGACCGACCTCGATGTCGGTCACTACGAGCGATTTCTGGACCGCGACCTGTCCGGCTCGGCGAATGTCACGACGGGGCAAGTCTATTCGACGGTCATCGCCAAGGAACGGCGCGGCGAATACCTCGGCGACACCGTTCAGGTGATCCCGCACATCACCGACGAGATCAAAAGCCGGATCCTGGCGATGGCCCAGCCGGACGCCCAGGGCAACCGCCCGGACGTGGTCATCACCGAAATCGGCGGGACCGTCGGCGATATCGAGTCGCAGCCGTTCCTGGAGGCGGCGCGCCAGGTCCGCCACGACCTGGGCCGGGAGAACGTCTTCTTCCTGCACGTCTCGCTGGTGCCCTACCTGGCGCCGTCCGGTGAACTCAAGACGAAGCCCACCCAGCACTCGGTGGCCGCGCTGCGCAGCATCGGTATCACCCCGGACGCGCTGATCCTGCGCTGCGACCGCGACGTCCCCGAAGCGCTGAAGAACAAGATCGCGCTGATGTGTGACGTCGACATCGACGGCGTCATCTCCACCCCGGATGCGCCGTCGATCTATGACATCCCGAAGCGGCTGCACCGCGAGGAACTCGACGCGTATGTGGTGCGCCGGCTCAACCTGCCGTTCCGCGACGTCGACTGGACCGAGTGGGACGACCTGTTGCGCAGGGTGCACGAGCCGCACGAGATCGTGCGAATTGCCTTGGTGGGCAAGTATGTCGAGCTTTCCGACGCCTACCTGTCGGTCACCGAGGCGCTGCGCGCCGGCGGCTTCAAGCACCACGCCAAGGTGGAGATGCAATGGGTGGCCTCCGACGACTGCGAGACCGCGGCGGGCGCGGCGGCGGCCCTCGGCGACGTGCACGGTGTGCTGATCCCGGGTGGGTTTGGCATCCGCGGCATCGAGGGCAAGATCGGCGCCATTCGATACGCGCGGTCGCGGGGGCTGCCGGTGCTGGGCCTGTGCCTGGGCCTGCAATGCATCGTGATCGAGGCCGCGCGCTCGGCGGGGCTCACCGAAGCCAACTCGGCCGAATTCGACCCCGACACACCGGATCCCGTCATCTCCACGATGGCCGACCAGGTCGACATCGTGGCGGGCCAGGCGGATCTGGGCGGGACCATGCGGCTGGGCGCGTATCCCGCCGTGCTGCAGCCGGATTCGATCGTGGCCCGAGCCTACGGCACCACACAGGTGTCGGAACGGCACCGGCACCGCTACGAGGTCAACAACGCCTACCGCGACAAGATCGCCGAGAGCGGCCTGCGGTTCTCCGGCACCTCGCCCGACGGGCACCTGGTGGAGTTCGTCGAATACCCGCCGGAGGTGCACCCGTTCATCGTCGGGACGCAGGCCCACCCGGAACTGAAGAGCCGGCCCACCCGACCGCATCCGTTGTTCGTCGCGTTCGTCGGCGCCGCGCTCGACTACCAGTCGGGCGAGCTGCTGCCGGTGGAGATTCCCGAGCATGGCTCCAACGGCAACCAGCAGCAGCGGGACGGCGTCAGCCCGTCGCTCCCTGAGCCCGCGACCCGTGGCTGAGCACAATTTCGAGACGGCGTCATCCGAAACGCTGTACACGGGCAAGATTTTCGCGCTGCGCAGCGACCGGGTCCGAATGCCGGGCGGTACCACCGCCATTCGTGAAGTCGTCGAGCACTACGGGGCCGTCGCCATCGTGGCGTTGAACGAGGACGACCACATCGCGATGGTCTACCAATACCGTCACGCGTTCGGCCGGCGGTTGTGGGAGCTTCCCGCCGGGCTGCTCGACCTGCTGGGCGAGCCGCCGGAGCAGACGGCGGTCCGCGAGCTTCAAGAGGAGGTCGGCCTGCAGGCCGGCACGTGGCGGGTCCTGGTCGACCTGAATTCCGCACCCGGCTTCAGCGACGAATCGGTGCGGGTGTACCTGGCCACCGAGCTGACCGAAGTGGCGCGGCCGGAGGCGCATCACGAGGAAGCCGACATGACGATGCGCTGGTTCCCCATCGCCGAGGCGGTCCGCATGGTGTTCGGTGGCGAGATCGTGAATTCCATTGCCATTGCCGGGGTTTTGGCCGCCCACGCGGTAACCGAAGGGGTCGCTGAACCGCGACCGGTGGACAGCCCGTGGCCCGACAAGCCCACCGCGTTCGCCGCGCGGAAGGGCGCGCGATGACGACGGCGGCCCTGGACACCCAACTGCAGGGCTACCTCGACCACCTCACGATCGAGCGGGGCGTCGCGGCGAACACCCTCAGCTCGTATCGCCGCGACCTGCGCCGCTACACGAAGCACTTGTCGGACCGCGGAATTCACGACCTGGCCAAGGTGGGCGAGGACGACGTGAGCGAGTTCCTGGTGGCGCTGCGCCGCGGCGACCCCGACTCGGGCACCACGGCGCTGTCGGCGGTGTCGGCGGCGCGGGCCCTGATCGCGGTGCGCGGCCTGCACCGGTTCGCCGCCGCCGAAGGGCTCGCCGAGCTGGACGTGGCGCGCGCGGTCCGCCCGCCGACCCCCGGCCGGCGGCTCCCCAAGAGCCTGACCATCGACCAGGTGCTGGCGCTGCTGGAGGGCGCGGGCGGCGAAAGCGCGTCCGACGGCCCGCTCACCCTGCGCAACCGGGCGCTGCTGGAGCTGCTGTACTCCACCGGGGCGCGCATCTCCGAGGCCGTCGGCCTCGACGTCGACGACATCGACACCCGGGCCAGGTCGGTGCTGCTGCGCGGCAAGGGCGGCAAGCAGCGGCTGGTGCCGATCGGGCGACCCGCCGTGCAGGCGCTGGACGCCTACCTGGTGCGCGGCCGCCCGGACCTGGCCCGCCGCGGCCGCGGGACACCGGCCATCTTCCTCAATGCGCGCGGCGGCCGGCTGTCGCGGCAGAGCGCCTGGCAGGTGCTGCAGGACGCCGCCGAGCGGGCCGGAATCACCTCGGGCGTCTCGCCGCACATGCTGCGGCATTCCTTCGCCACCCACCTGCTGGAGGGCGGCGCCGACGTCCGGGTGGTGCAGGAGTTGCTGGGACACGCCTCGGTGACGACGACGCAGATCTACACGATGGTCACCGTGCGCGCGCTGCGCGAGGTGTGGGCCGGCGCCCACCCGCGCGCGCAGTAATTGAGATCGGTAGCAAAGCAAGGGCGACACGATCGTCGCCATGGCACACCACTCGGTGAAGAAGAAGATTGGCGGCGCGCTGCTCTCGGGGGGCATGGCGATCGCCGGATTGGGGTTCGCCGCGGCAACCGCTCACGCGGACAACAGTTTCGGTCCGCACCGCTGGTGCCCAGGACAGCGGCACGACCCGCCCACCGGCCCGGGCGACGTGGTGTGGGACTGGAACGTCTGCCACACCTTCTACTTCACCAACTACGGGATGGGCAACGTCGTCACCTCTTACAACGGCAAGATCGCGCCGGTCTGGGACGGCGACGACCCGCCGCCGGAAGCCATCACGCCCAGGCAATGTCCACCTATCGCGTTCATGTGTCCGTGAGGCCGCTGACCTAGCCCGAGTACTCGGACTCCAGCACCAGGTCGTAGACCAGCGACTGGTATTCCAGGTGCGCCTTGTGCTCGACGGTGTTCCATTCCTTGCCCTGCTGGCGGCGCATGTATTCGCGGTACTTCGGCGCGCCCGGCACCCGGACGTTGTCGGCGACCACGATCGCGCCCGGGCGCAGCCAGCCGCGGGCCATGATGCTTTGCAGGTCGTCCAGGTAGGCGGCCTTGTCGTGGTCCAGGAACGCGAAGTCGAGGCCGCCGGAGGTAAACCCGTGCTCGTCGGCCAGCGCGTCCAAAGTGCGTCCGCCGTCACCGATGGTGCCGACGACGCACGTCATCCGGTCGGCGACGCCGGCGTGGGCCCAGATCCGGCGGGCGTTGACGGCGTTGGCCTCGGCGAGTTCGACGGAAAACACCTTGGCGCGGGGGGCGGCCCTGGCGATGCGCAACGCGCTGTATCCCACGTAGGTGCCCAACTCCAGCGCCACCGCCGGATCGGCACGGCGCACCGCGGCGTCGAGCAGGCGCCCCTTCTCTTCGCCGACGTTGATCAGCAGCGACTTCTCGTAGGCGAATTCGTCGATGGTGGCCAGCACGTCGTCGACGTCACCGGCCCTGGCGTTCCGTAGCACGTAGTCCACCGCGGCGGCTTCGCGGCCGTCGCCGATCTGACCCGTCGTGCTGATGTTGTGCAGCCCCGCCGCCATCCGCCAGACCGACCATCGCAGCAGGGGGATCCGTCGCTTGAGGTCCATGCCGACACAGTAGTGCGGCCCGCCGGCGGGCACCGGGCGCCGAGATTGCCGCCAAGGTCGTCACGGCACCGGAATCGCGACCCTCACGGCAATCTCGGCTCGGCGCCGCCGCCGCGATATCGTCCGCGATATCAAGTTTGAAATCCACCCGAGCACCTTCCGGTGGGGCTGGTGTGACTGCTGTTAACGAT
This genomic interval from Mycobacterium sp. SMC-2 contains the following:
- a CDS encoding HAD-IIA family hydrolase is translated as MTSVARQYDCLLLDLDGTLFRGRRPTEGAVQALAEVRSRAFFVTNNASRSAAEVAAHLTELGFSATADDVATSAQSAARLLAGQLPPGAPVLIVGTDALADEVAAVGLRPVRRFDDGPVAVVQGLSMTIGWPDLAEAALAIRSGALWVAANVDPTLPTERGLLPGNGSMVAALRAATGAEPQVAGKPAPGLLTDAAARGDFRAPLVVGDRLDTDIEGANAAKLPSLMVLTGVNSARDAVYAEPAHRPTYIGHDLRALHAEGEQLAIGPQPGWRVEVSDRVTVSGAGPDDGDGLSIVRAVARAVWDARFDGRPISIEAGDDRARAALRRWSLVRGD
- a CDS encoding TlyA family RNA methyltransferase, whose amino-acid sequence is MSRRARVDAELVRRGLARSRQQAAELIGAGRVSIDGLPARKPGTAVAVTAALTVADDGERAWVSRGAHKLIGALDTFGIPVAGRRCLDAGASTGGFTEVLLERGAAEVVAVDVGYGQLAWSLRCDPRVVVVERTNARDLSLELIGGPVDLIVADLSFISLATVLPALAGCASPTADIVPMVKPQFEVGRGQVGAGGVVHDPGLRADAVLAVAKRAGELGWHTVGVTASPLPGPSGNVEYFLWLRAQTDRGLANDDLVAAVQRAVREGPA
- a CDS encoding NAD kinase, encoding MTGHRTILMVVHTGREEATETAARVQKVLGDNDIALRVLSAEAVDRGSLRVAPDDMRAMGVEIQVVDADPHAAEGCELVLVLGGDGTFLRAAELARNAGIPVLGVNLGRIGFLAEAEAEHIDRVLDHVVAKDYRVEDRLTLDVVVRAAGREIEHGWALNEVSLEKGPRLGVLGVVIEIDGRPVSAFGCDGVLVSTPTGSTAYAFSAGGPVLWPDLEAILVVPNNAHALFGRPMVTSPDATIAIEIEADGHDALVFCDGRREMLIPAGSRIEVKRCDTPVKWARLDSAPFTDRLVRKFRLPVTGWRGK
- the recN gene encoding DNA repair protein RecN, with amino-acid sequence MLTEIRIESLGAISAAVGEFDRGLTVLTGETGTGKTMVVTGLHLLGGARADATRVRSGADRAVVEGRFTTTDLEDAVVAQLDEMLDASGAERDEDGSVIALRSVSRDGPSRAYLGGRSVPAKSLGDFTAELLTLHGQNDQLRLMRPEEQRGALDRFAKAGPALERYRKLRDAWLTARNDLADRRNRMRELALESDRLSFALNEIDVVDPQPGEDDALVADIVRLSELDTLREAALTAHAALSGAPDDPEASGHSAADSLGRARAALESTDDAKLRALAGQVGEALTVVADAAGELSAFLDELPVDASALEAKLARQAELRTLTRKYAADVDGVLRWARESRQRLAQLDVSEEGLTALAARVDELARELAQAAVDLSGIRRKAAKRLAKEVTAELSGLAMADAQFTIDVSNDVTADKDDPAALALPSGELARAGVDGVDQVEFGFAAHRGMDQLPLAKSASGGELSRVMLALEVVLAASAAGTTMVFDEVDAGVGGRAAVQIGRRLARLARTHQVIVVTHLPQVAAYADVHLVVHSAGPKGTSVVRRVTGDERVAELARMLAGLGESDSGRAHARELLDAAQKDEI
- the steA gene encoding putative cytokinetic ring protein SteA, with amino-acid sequence MKMSGLLTRNTTRPGLVGTARVDRNIDRLLRRVCPGDIVVLDVLDLDRITADALVEADIAAVVNASPSVSGRYPNMGPEVLVNNGVTLIDETGPDIFKKVKDGAKIRLYEGGVYSGDRRLVRGTERTDHDIADLMREAKSGLSAHLEAFAGNTIEFIKSESPLLIDGIGIPDIDVDLRRRHVVIVADEPGAEDDLKSLKPFIKEYQPVLIGVDSGADILRKAGYRPQIIVGDPDQISTDALKCGAQVVLPADADGHAPGLERIQDLGVGAMTFPAAGSAVDLALLLADHHGAALLVTAGHTANIETFFDRTRAHSNPSTFLTRLRVGEKVVDAKAVATLYRNHISAGAIALLALTMLIAVIVALWVSRTDGVVLHWLNDYWNHFSLWVQHLVS
- a CDS encoding copper transporter is translated as MISLRQHALSLAAVFLALAVGVVLGSGFLSDTLLSSLRAEKRDLHAQIDGLNDQKNALNEKLSAANNFDTQLVGRIVHDTLGGKAVVVFRTPDAKDDDVAAVSKFIGQAGGTVTGTVSLTSEFVEANSAEKLQTVVNSSILPAGQQLSTKLVDQGSQAGDLMGIALLINANPAVPPVDEPQRDTVLAALRETGFITYQPAEHMGAANAALIVTGGGLPQDAGNQGVSVARFAAAMAPHGSGTLLAGRDGSATGGAAVAVTRADAGMNSAVSTVDDVDTAPGRITAVLGLHDLINGGHAGQYGSGHGATSITVPQ
- a CDS encoding CTP synthase, producing MRKHPQTATKHLFVSGGVASSLGKGLTASSLGQLLTARGLYVTMQKLDPYLNVDPGTMNPFQHGEVFVTEDGAETDLDVGHYERFLDRDLSGSANVTTGQVYSTVIAKERRGEYLGDTVQVIPHITDEIKSRILAMAQPDAQGNRPDVVITEIGGTVGDIESQPFLEAARQVRHDLGRENVFFLHVSLVPYLAPSGELKTKPTQHSVAALRSIGITPDALILRCDRDVPEALKNKIALMCDVDIDGVISTPDAPSIYDIPKRLHREELDAYVVRRLNLPFRDVDWTEWDDLLRRVHEPHEIVRIALVGKYVELSDAYLSVTEALRAGGFKHHAKVEMQWVASDDCETAAGAAAALGDVHGVLIPGGFGIRGIEGKIGAIRYARSRGLPVLGLCLGLQCIVIEAARSAGLTEANSAEFDPDTPDPVISTMADQVDIVAGQADLGGTMRLGAYPAVLQPDSIVARAYGTTQVSERHRHRYEVNNAYRDKIAESGLRFSGTSPDGHLVEFVEYPPEVHPFIVGTQAHPELKSRPTRPHPLFVAFVGAALDYQSGELLPVEIPEHGSNGNQQQRDGVSPSLPEPATRG
- a CDS encoding NUDIX hydrolase, producing the protein MAEHNFETASSETLYTGKIFALRSDRVRMPGGTTAIREVVEHYGAVAIVALNEDDHIAMVYQYRHAFGRRLWELPAGLLDLLGEPPEQTAVRELQEEVGLQAGTWRVLVDLNSAPGFSDESVRVYLATELTEVARPEAHHEEADMTMRWFPIAEAVRMVFGGEIVNSIAIAGVLAAHAVTEGVAEPRPVDSPWPDKPTAFAARKGAR
- the xerD gene encoding site-specific tyrosine recombinase XerD; translation: MTTAALDTQLQGYLDHLTIERGVAANTLSSYRRDLRRYTKHLSDRGIHDLAKVGEDDVSEFLVALRRGDPDSGTTALSAVSAARALIAVRGLHRFAAAEGLAELDVARAVRPPTPGRRLPKSLTIDQVLALLEGAGGESASDGPLTLRNRALLELLYSTGARISEAVGLDVDDIDTRARSVLLRGKGGKQRLVPIGRPAVQALDAYLVRGRPDLARRGRGTPAIFLNARGGRLSRQSAWQVLQDAAERAGITSGVSPHMLRHSFATHLLEGGADVRVVQELLGHASVTTTQIYTMVTVRALREVWAGAHPRAQ
- a CDS encoding O-methyltransferase, with the protein product MDLKRRIPLLRWSVWRMAAGLHNISTTGQIGDGREAAAVDYVLRNARAGDVDDVLATIDEFAYEKSLLINVGEEKGRLLDAAVRRADPAVALELGTYVGYSALRIARAAPRAKVFSVELAEANAVNARRIWAHAGVADRMTCVVGTIGDGGRTLDALADEHGFTSGGLDFAFLDHDKAAYLDDLQSIMARGWLRPGAIVVADNVRVPGAPKYREYMRRQQGKEWNTVEHKAHLEYQSLVYDLVLESEYSG